In Quercus lobata isolate SW786 chromosome 12, ValleyOak3.0 Primary Assembly, whole genome shotgun sequence, a genomic segment contains:
- the LOC115971362 gene encoding receptor-like protein kinase 7, whose translation MSSRPYLYHFYFLFCFFSLLSGIQSDDLQIIMKLKSTLQTPNTNVFNSWESRNSMCKDFAGITCNSGGSVTEIELSNQNLTGVVPLDSICQLQSLEKLSLGFNQFNGPIMADLKKCVKLKYLDLGNNFFSGSSIPDISTLGQLQYLHLNNSSFSGTFPWKSLHNVTGLIELSVGDNFFEPFQFPDEVLQLTNLTVLYLSHCNMQGTIPTGIGNLKQLTSMELSDNNMTGKIPEEIGNLVNLWRLEIYNNSFNGKLPVGLRNLAKLQQFDASRNDLEGDLSELKFLTNVVSLQLFENSLSGQVPAEFGEFKSLVNLSLYRNSFTGPLPENLGSLANFDFIDVSENFFTGPIPPNMCKQGTMRMLLMLQNNFTGEIPATYANCPTLRRFRVNNNSLSGTVPAGIWGLPNLNIIDITLNNIEGPITSDIKNAKSLGQLFASSNRLYGELPAEISEATSLVSIQLNDNQISGNIPTNIGDLKQLGALQLQNNRLSGSIPDTIGSCYSLSDINTANNSLSGDIPSSLGSLPTLNSLNLSYNKLSGQIPGSLASLRLSLLDLSHNTLTGLVPQALAIEAYNGSFAGNSGLCSLRISAFPKCPSGSHMPKYVHTIIICLAIGLALLLVALLCCFKLKKSEKDHQNRSLKDESWDFKSFHVLSFTEDEILDSIKQENLIGTGGSGNVYKVAVSNGTKELAVKHIWNSDGKKSQSTTPMLSKRAGNSKQFDAEVQTLSSIRHMNVVKLYCSITSEDSSLLVYEYLPNGSLWDRLHSSQKMELDWDTRYEIAVGAARGLEYLHHGCEKPVIHRDVKSSNILLDESMKPKIADFGLAKTLQANGGRDSTHVIAGTHGYIAPEYGYTYKVNEKSDVYSFGVVLMELVSGKRPIDPEYGENKDIVSWVSSKIKTRESVLSVVDSRIPGVLKEDVVKVLKIAVLCTATLPTLRPTMRSVVQMLEDAEPGKLVGIAITKDGASKSSKNSGVTGTGKFNPDL comes from the exons ATGTCGTCCCGGCCGTATCTCTACCatttctatttccttttttgtttcttttccctTCTCTCCGGGATCCAATCCGATGACCTCCAAATTATCATGAAACTAAAATCCACCCTTCAAACACCAAACACCAATGTCTTCAATTCCTGGGAATCCAGAAATTCCATGTGCAAAGACTTCGCTGGAATCACCTGCAATTCAGGGGGTTCCGTTACTGAAATCGAGCTGTCAAACCAAAATTTAACAGGGGTTGTTCCTCTTGATTCAATATGCCAGCTACAATCACTGGAAAAGCTTTCCCTCGGGTTCAACCAATTCAATGGTCCAATTATGGCTGACTTGAAAAAGTGTGTCAAATTGAAGTATCTGGATTTGGGCAACAATTTCTTCTCAGGGTCATCGATTCCAGACATATCCACTTTGGGCCAATTACAATATCTGCATCTAAACAACAGTAGTTTTTCGGGGACTTTTCCGTGGAAATCACTGCACAACGTTACCGGTCTCATCGAGCTCAGCGTTGGAGACAACTTTTTTGAACCTTTTCAATTTCCAGACGAGGTTTTACAGCTTACAAACCTGACGGTGCTTTACCTCTCCCATTGCAACATGCAAGGAACGATTCCAACTGGGATTGGAAACCTTAAACAGCTAACCAGTATGGAGCTTTCTGACAACAACATGACTGGCAAGATCCCTGAAGAGATTGGAAACCTCGTTAACCTCTGGAGGCTTGAGATCTACAACAACTCTTTCAATGGAAAACTTCCTGTCGGTTTAAGAAACCTCGCAAAGCTTCAGCAGTTCGATGCTTCCAGGAACGATCTTGAAGGTGATTTGTCTGAGTTGAAGTTCTTGACAAACGTGGTGTCTCTGCAACTATTTGAAAACAGTCTCTCTGGCCAAGTCCCAGCCGAGTTTGGTGAGTTCAAAAGCCTTGTGAACCTTTCTCTGTATAGAAACAGCTTCACCGGTCCCCTGCCTGAGAACCTTGGCTCTTTGGCCAATTTCGATTTCATTGACGTGTCTGAGAATTTTTTTACCGGTCCAATTCCACCAAATATGTGCAAGCAAGGTACCATGAGAATGCTTCTTATGCTTCAGAACAATTTCACTGGTGAAATTCCGGCGACTTACGCAAACTGTCCCACGCTACGTCGTTTCAGAGTCAACAATAACTCGCTTTCTGGTACTGTTCCCGCTGGAATCTGGGGATTGCCGAACTTGAACATAATTGATATCACATTGAATAACATCGAAGGTCCAATTACTTCTGATATCAAGAATGCCAAGTCTCTTGGCCAGTTATTTGCGTCAAGCAATCGGTTATACGGTGAATTGCCAGCGGAGATTTCAGAAGCCACGTCTTTGGTTTCCATTCAATTGAATGACAATCAAATTTCGGGCAATATTCCAACCAATATTGGTGATCTGAAGCAATTGGGCGCTCTTCAATTACAAAACAACAGGCTATCTGGCTCAATCCCGGATACAATTGGTTCTTGTTATTCTCTCTCTGATATAAACACTGCTAATAATTCACTTTCCGGTGATATTCCGTCTTCATTGGGGTCTCTACCAACTCTTAACTCTCTGAACCTGTCATATAATAAACTTTCCGGTCAAATTCCAGGGAGTTTGGCATCTCTTCGGTTAAGCCTTCTCGATCTTTCTCACAACACTCTAACCGGTCTTGTACCACAAGCTCTTGCAATTGAAGCTTATAATGGTAGCTTCGCCGGAAATTCAGGACTCTGCAGCCTTCGTATCAGCGCCTTCCCAAAGTGTCCCTCAGGTTCACATATGCCCAAGTATGTTCATACAATAATCATTTGCTTAGCAATAGGTTTGGCTCTCTTGCTTGTGGCTTTGTTATGCTGCTTCAAGTTAAAGAAGAGTGAAAAAGATCATCAAAACCGTTCGTTAAAGGATGAATCTTGGGACTTTAAGTCGTTCCATGTGTTGAGCTTCACAGAGGATGAGATTCTTGATTCCATCAAGCAAGAGAATCTAATTGGAACAGGTGGGTCAGGGAATGTGTATAAAGTCGCTGTCTCTAACGGTACTAAAGAACTTGCGGTGAAACACATATGGAATTCTGATGGCAAAAAGAGCCAGAGCACCACACCGATGCTTTCTAAACGTGCCGGAAATTCAAAGCAATTTGACGCTGAGGTGCAGACTTTGAGCTCAATAAGGCATATGAATGTGGTGAAGTTGTATTGTAGTATTACCAGTGAGGACTCAAGCTTGTTGGTGTATGAGTATTTACCAAATGGGAGTTTGTGGGATAGGCTGCACTCAAGCCAGAAGATGGAGCTTGATTGGGATACAAGGTATGAGATTGCAGTGGGAGCAGCCAGAGGGTTGGAGTATCTACATCATGGGTGTGAGAAACCCGTGATTCACAGGGATGTCAAGTCTAGTAATATATTGCTGGATGAGTCTATGAAGCCAAAGATTGCTGATTTTGGACTTGCTAAGACTCTTCAGGCCAATGGTGGCAGGGATTCAACCCATGTAATTGCGGGAACACATGGCTACATTGCTCCTG AATATGGGTACACATACAAAGTGAATGAGAAGAGTGATGTATACAGTTTTGGAGTGGTATTGATGGAGCTGGTGAGCGGAAAAAGACCAATAGATCCGGAATACGGTGAGAACAAGGACATTGTGAGTTGGGTTAGTAGCAAAATAAAGACCAGGGAAAGTGTATTAAGTGTGGTGGACTCTAGAATTCCTGGGGTTTTAAAGGAAGACGTTGTTAAGGTACTGAAAATTGCAGTTCTCTGCACAGCAACACTTCCCACTCTTCGACCCACAATGAGAAGTGTTGTACAAATGCTAGAGGATGCTGAGCCGGGTAAATTGGTGGGGATTGCGATTACCAAAGATGGTGCTAGCAAGAGTAGTAAGAATAGCGGAGTGACGGGTACAGGGAAATTTAATCCAGACTTATAA